The genome window AAACCGAGGCTTTTTTTACAAAAGAATGAGAAAGAATTTCGGAAGTTTCGGGGATCGTATTCACCATCAGGGAAGGATCTTTTTTTAAAACGGCTCGCACCGTTTTTTCGGAAGGCGTCAGCAAAAGGGAGATCCCTCCGCCTAACTCGTGAAAGGCGAGCAAGGAAGAAAGCGCCGCTCCCGCCATTCCCTGCGAGCCTCCCACGATCACGGCTGATCCGTTTTTGTATTTGTGGGAATCTTCGGTTCTTTCTAAGGTTTTTTTCAGAATGGATTTCGGGATTTTTTTCCAGAGAATTTTTCCCGTGAAAGATGAATTCGTATTTGTCGCGGATTCGGAATGAGCGGGGATTGACGAATCTTTTCGCAGGTTTTGATTCGGGAAACCGATCCGATGAAACGTTCTTTTTATTCTGCTCGGCAAAAAACGGTTTCTCCATTTTTTCATTCCGATTTCGGCTAACGCGTCCGCTTCGAACGGAAGGCTTCCGTCCTCCGTAAAACCCGATACGGCGTCGACGCTTAGAACAAAAATCCGCTTTTGGCCGGAGCGTTTTACTCTTTCGATCCGGGCGACGACCTCGTCCAAAGGATGTTTTAAAGGAGAGCGGAAACCGGTCCCGAGAAGCGCGTCGATCAAAAAGATTCTTTCGTTTCCAAAGCGCGATTCCTCGGTCAAAAAATTCTCCAGAGGAAAAATTTGTCCGCCCTCGTTTAAGAATGCGTTTTTGTAGGTCGCGGATTCTTCCGACAAGTCTCCTTCTTTGAGATAAACCGCGGGAAAGATTCCTTCTTGGATCAAAAAGAAGGCAACGCCAAGTCCGTCCCCTCCGTTGTTTCCGTTTCCGCAGAGGATCAAAACGCGGTCGTGTTCGAGTATTTTCTTTCTGTATTTTTGGTATATGGAAAGGGCTGCAAAGCCCATGAAGTGAGAGCCGGAAATTCCGGACTGGAGAATCGTTTTTCGATCCAGATCTCCGCTTTCCCGATCGTCAAACAGAGATTCTGAATATTCGAAAAACTTTATTTCCATTTATGGATTTCCAGATAACCGGATTTGATCCTGGCGGAATAGATTTCGTCGTTTAGATCCATCCAGGTTTCTCTCCAGAGTCCTCTCGGCGGAAGATAGTTCAGGCGGATGTTGTTGACGTGGTTTCCTTCGTCGTCGTGAACCTGAAGGCGGATCGAACTTTCCTCTTCGGTTTCCGTTTCCCATATAAAGAAATTATTATCTTTTAATATCCAATACAGGGACTCGGAAGGATCTTGGATTTCCTTCAGAGGAGTCGCGGTTTTGGTTTCGAAGTCGTATTTGAAAATTTTGCGGGATTTGAATCTGGAATTCTTTTTATCGAACACGCTGAACGATGCGACGGCGTATTTTCCTTCCGGATGAGGGAGAATGGTTTCCAGTCTCGCTTGCGCCGTTTCCGTATCGGAAATCACTTCCGAAAAATTGGAAGCTCCGATCGATCGAAGAAGGGTTCCGTTGTCATACACGGATAGTTTCATTTCTCCTCCGGATCTGTGAAAGACGAAAAGGAGGTCGTCTTCTCCGGTTTCCATCCGTTCGATATATCCGAACGGAGTGGTTCCCGAAATTCCTTCCACGTAGATCGTGTTCAAAAGTTTTCCAGCATCCGAAAAATGTAATATTGCGGAAGGAATCGCTTCTCTGTATTCCGTGTCGAACGATCCGCTCTTTTTTAGGAAGATATCTTCGTTGGCGGGATCCACTTTGGGTTGTTCTTCCTTTCCCGTTCTGGATTGAAGATAAATCTCTTCGTCGCCGTTCACCGCGACGAGTCCGATCTTTCCGATTTTTGCGGGAATCAGTTTGTATTTGTCTCCGACTTTTTCCTTTGTCGTTCCCAAGATGAATTTGAGTTCTCCATCGGTGGAGAATACTTTCAATAAGGATTGTTCGAAGTCGGGAACATAGATCTTGCTCGAAACTACGGGCAGGGTTTGGGGGAGGTTGGTGGGAACGCCGTTCAAAACTTTGGCCTGAATGTCCGCGAGCGTGCTGCCTAACTTGATTCTTCCGTAAAGATAAGAGTTGTAATTGTCCACTTTGAAACGTGTACAACTTAGAATTGCCGCGCCTAAAAAAACGATTCCAAAGAATAGAATCGACGTCCCGCGTTTTGCGGTGTGATTTTTGGAAATTGATTTGAGATTTCTCATGAAAGCCTGATGGATCTTGGAATGTAACGATACCATTCCAACACATTGATTGGAAAACAAGCAATAATCCTTGGAATTCCCTCCGCTTGGGAATCCCCGGGTTTTTTTACTTTACACTGTAGCCAAATTTGAATAGTTTGATTAGGATATCAGGAAAAATTCATTCATTTTTGAGTTTTCTCTCTAAGGCCGGGGTTTGACAGTAAGCAGGGAAGAAATCAGCAGTATTCTGGATGGCGTCCTGCATTTGCCTGTCAAGCTGTACTCATTAAAGGTCAACCAAAGGCCTAACCACTCGTTGATCGAGATCGTCTTGGACAATCTTGAACATCCGTATGGTTCAGTCAGCCTTCTGGAATGTGAGCATGTTTCCAGAAAACTGAAAGAAGAGTTAGAACGGATCTCACCGGATCTGGATTACACTCTTAAAGTTTCCTCCGCAGGGGCGGAACGGAAACTCGACCTTCCGGGAGACCTGGATCGTTTCCGGGGAATACCGGTTCGTCTGATTTTTCTATCCGAACAATCAGAGAATCCCCAGGAAGGAATTTTTCGGATAGTGGGACGCGAAGGGGATCAGGTGATTCTGGAAAAATTCCAGAAGGGTAAAAAATCTGCGGGAAAAAAGCAGACGACCCTGAACCTCAAGGATATACTGAAAGGGAATCTCTACGTAAGTATTTGATATGGCAGTTAAGAAGACACAATCGGAAGGAAATCTGTTGGAGGCGATCCAACAATTTTGTGCGGACAAGTCCCTCGATCGGGAAGCCGTTATGGGAGTCATTCGTGATTCTCTCATAACCGCATATAAGAAAAAGTCCGGCCTCGAAGGTCTGGAAGAGTCCGAAGATTCGGAAACACCTTCGCCCGTTACCGTAGAGTTTGCGTCCGGTAAAGACAGCGTAGTCATCGCAATCGCAAAAAAAGTAGTGGAGGGCGCGGCTTCCTCCGCTCTCGAAATCAGTTTAGAAGATGCTAAAGCGATCGACGCTTCTGCGGAAGTCGGTTCGGTCGTTTCGTTCCGCGAAAAACCCGTGGAACTCTCGCGGATTATCTCCAGCCAAGCGAAGCAGATGGTCTTTCAAAGACTGAAAGATATGGAGAAGGAACTTCTCTATAACGAGTATAAGGCGAAAGAAGGCGAACTCACTCACGGTTATTTCCAGAGATGGAAAAAAGACGCGATGAGCATCGACCTCGGTAAAGTGGAAGGAATCATGCCTCGCCGTGAACAGAATCCGGGTGAAAAGTATCACAGCGGAGACAGACTCAAAGCAATCATTCAAAGAGTGGAACTTCGTCCGAGAGAACCGATCCCAGTGATTACTCTCTCCAGAGCTTCCGCGGATTTCGTTCGTAAATTGTTCGAAATGGAAATTCCGGAAATCTACGACGGACTCGTGGAAATCGTAAACGTAGCCAGACAACCTTCCATCAGAACGAAGGTTGTAGTTCGTGCGACCCGAGGCGACATCGATCCGGTCGGCGCTTGCGTCGGTATGAAAGGGGTTCGGATCCAATCCATCGTACGGGAGCTCGGTAACGAAAGAATCGATATCGTAGAATCTTCCGACGACGCTGCAGAATTTATCGCGAACGCGATTTCTCCCGCAAAACCGGTCGAAGTGAAGGTGGACGGTTCCGGAAGAGAAGCGATGGTAGTCGTGCCCGACGATCAACTTTCTTTGGCGATCGGAATCAACGGTTCCAACGTAAAACTTGCGTCTCAGTTGGCGGGTTACAAAATCGATATTAAAACCGTGGCTCAATACAACGCGGAACTTGCTTCTCCGGAGGCGAGAGAAAGACTGGAAAGGCTTTTTTATACTCCTGCGGAAGAAGCAAAAGTTCAACCGGAACAAGAAGAAGAGGAAGAAGGATTGACTCCTCTGGAAGATCTACCCGGACTCTCGGCCCGTATTGTCGGGATCTTGAAGAGCGAAGGCATCAAGGATCTGGAAACCCTGATCGAATACAGCCAAGACGATCTGGCAAAACTGCAAGGAATCGGACATACGACCGCCGGACAGATTCTCAAGTTACTCCGAGAATCCGTGGAATGGGTGGAGGATAACTGAGAGAACCCGAACGGGTTTTTTCAGAGCCGGAGCTTCAGTGACTTCGGAAAGCCAGGGTATCATTATGGAAGACAAAAATAAGACGATCAAGGAAACGCTCCAGGGCGCAGCGGACGCGGGAAAACGCAAGAAGCTGATCATTAAAAAGAAAGGCGACGAAACTCCGTCTCCTTCCCCCTCTGCATCTCCTAAGAAAGAAGCGGCCGCCGATTCTGCTCCTGCAAAACCGGTTACCCCGCTGCCTCCAAGAGGCGATTCCGGTCAATCACCGATCGTCCGTCCCGCTCCTTCCTCTCAGAGAGACGTTAAAAGCGAAGAATCTCCGAAAAAGCCGGACCCAGGACAAGGCGGTGCCCGTCCTCCAAGAGACAGGGACCCGCAAGGACAAAGTGGAGATTCTTCCTATCCGACTTCCCGTTCTCCTTTTCAAAAAGAAGATTCTAATATCATCGTATCCAGGCCGACGCAAGGCGGCGGTTATCAAGGGCGTAGCGGCTCCGGTCAAGGCGGCGGTTATCAAGGAAATCGCGGTCCGGGTCAAGGCGGCGGTTACCAAGGAAATCGCGGCCCGGGACAAGGCGGCGGTTACCAAGGAAATCGTGGTCCAGGACAAGGCGGCGGTTACCAAGGAAATCGTGGTCCAGGACAAGGCGGCGGTTACCAAGGAAATCGCGGCCCGGGTCAAGGCGGCGGCTACCAAGGAAATCGTGGTCCGGGACAAGGCGGCGGTTACCAAGGAAATCGCGGCCCGGGACAAGGCGGACCCGGAGGTGGAAATCGTTTCGGCGGCGGTCCAGGTGGCCGTACTGGTGGAGGCCCAGGTGGCCGTCCTATGCCGATTACTTCCGCGGAAGTGGAACTTTCTCAAGCACGAGGCGCGGCCGGTGCGAACAAAAAGAAAGACCACGGAAAGGAAAAAACTTCCACCGATAAGAGGGATTTTTCCGGCGCGGAAAACACGAAATTCTTTAAACAAAGATTCAAAAAGACGAAGGTCGCGGGTGTTTCCGGGATTTCCGTACCGAAAGAAATTACAGTATTAGAAAATGTGCAAGTAGGCGAACTCGCTAAGAAGATGAACCTCAAACCGGGGGACGTCATCGGAAAACTCATGAAAATGGGTATGATGGTGACGATCAACAACATCATCGACGCGGAAACGGCTGCGCTTCTCGCGGATGAATACGGCTGTAAGGTGAAAGTCGTTTCTCTTTACGAAGAGACCATCATCGAAGAAGAAAAAGACAACGAAGAAGATTATATCAATCGTCCTCCGGTCGTTACGATCATGGGACACGTCGACCACGGTAAGACGAAATTGCTCGATACGATTCGCAGAAGTTCCGTGATCGATACCGAATCCGGCGGAATCACTCAGCATATCGGTGCGTATCAGGTAAGAACCGCTCGCGGTCTCATTACCTTCTTGGATACCCCGGGTCACGAAGCGTTTACTTCGATGAGAGCGCGCGGTGCGAAAGTAACCGACATCGTGATTCTCGTAGTCGCGGCGGACGACGGTGTAATGCCTCAAACCCTGGAGGCGATCAGTCACGCGAAAGCGGCGGAAGTTCCGATCATCGTTGCCATCAACAAGATCGATCTTCCGACTGCAAATCCCGACAAGATCATGCAGGAACTTGCCAACCACGGTCTTCAATCCGAAGAGTGGGGCGGGCAGACGATGTATGCGAAGATTTCCGCTCGTGAAAACATCGGAATCGATAAACTTTTGGAAATGATTCTTCTCCAAGCGGAAGTGATGGATCTCAAATCCAATCCGAAACGGAGAGCGAAAGGAACGATCATCGAAGCGAAACTCGATCCGGGTCGCGGTTCGGTTGCAACCGTTCTGATCCAAAACGGAACTCTCCGCGTGGGAGATCCGTTCGTCGCGGGAGTATTCTCCGGTCGCGTAAGGGCGATGTACAACGACCTCGGTCAATTGATCGAAGAAGCGGGACCAGCGTTCCCGGCTCAGGTTACCGGGATCGACGGCGTTCCCGATGCGGGCGCACCGTTCGACGCGATGGCGGATGAAAAAGAAGCCAGAAATATTTCTCAACACAGAATCGAGTTCGAAAGAATCGGAAACGCGGGAGCCGCTGCCGGAACTTCTTCCAAAGTAACCCTTGAGAACATGAACGAGTTCATCAAACAAGGCGCTCTGAAAGAACTCAAGGTCATCATCAAGGCGGACGTTCGCGGTTCTGCGGAAGCGATCAAGGAATCCTTGGAAAAACTTTCCACACCGGAAGTGAAGCTGAACGTAATCCAATCCGGCGCAGGCGCCATCGTGGATATGGACGTGATGCTCGCTTCCGCTTCGAACGCGCTTATCATCGGGTTTCACGTTCGTGCGAATCCGAAGACGATCGCTTTGGCGGAAAAAGAACAGGTTCAGATCAAGTATTACAATATCATCTATCAAGTCGTGGACGAGATCAAACTCGCGATGGAAGGACTTCTCGAACCGGAAAAGATCGAAGAAGTTATCGGAGCCGCGGAGATCCGGGAAATCTTCAAGGTTTCCAAGGTCGGAAACATCGCCGGTTGTATGGTTACTTCGGGAAGAATCCAGAAGTCCGCGAATGTGCGCGTAATCAGCGACGGAGTTACGAAGTTCGACGGGAAACTGAAATCCCTCAAACGGGTCAAAGACGATGTGAACGACGTCGTATCCGGTTTCGAGTGCGGTATCCAAGTGGACGGATTCAACGACTTTAAAGTCGGAGATATCATCGAAGCTTACAACGTTACCGTGATAAAACGGAAACTTGAATAGGAAACCCGGACCGTGAATCCGATCCGAAGAAGAAAAATCGAAGCGGAAGCAGTTCGAACCGTTGCGATGATGATCCTATCGGGAAAGGTAAAAGATCCGAGAGTTCATATGGTTTCCGTTCACCGCGCGGAGATTTCCGACGACGGAAAGAACATGCGCGTTTATGTGACCGCGATCTGCACGGATAAAAAGAAATTAAAAGTGTTGTCCGGACTGAACAGCGCAGCCGGTCTGTTTCAGACGACGCTGTCCGGAAAGTTAGGACTTAGAATCACACCAAGAATGCAATTCCTCTGGGATGAGGAATATATTCAGAGTTTGGATGAATCACTCAGACTTACCAGAAAACCCACAAATCCGGACTGAATCCGGATTTTTACTGATCCACAAACCGGAAGGAATGACCTCTTCGGATCTTGTGGTCACCGCCCGTAAAAAACTCAGATTCAAAAAGATCGGTCATACCGGAACCTTGGATCGGGCCGCGAGCGGACTTATGATTCTCCCCGTCGGAAGCTGCACGAGTTTTTCCAGCGTATTCTTGGAAAAAGAAAAATCCTACGAGGCTTGGGTCAGACCGGGAGAATCCACCGACTCGGGCGACAAAGAAGGAGAAATCTTGGAATCCCTTCCGAGGGAACAAACGGAAACTTGGTTTCACGAACACCAGGATAAACTCAAACAATTGTTTCTCGAAGTTCCGACCTGGGAAAGTCAGGAAGCTCCCGATGTCTCCGCGCTCAAGGTCAATGGGAGAAGAAGATCGGATCTGTTTCGCGAAGGAGTCGCGCTTGTTCCTGCGGTTCGAAAAATCAAGATCTATCAATACGAACTCTGGACATTCTCCCCTGAATCGATCGTTTTTAAGATCCGGGTTTCGGCCGGAACCTATATCCGCAAGATCGTAATGGATATTTCCGAACGTGCGGGGTTTCCGATGCGGCTCGAACGACTGGTCCGTACGAGCATAGGCAAATTAAACCTGAGCCAAGCGGATTCTTATGAAAATCTGTTGGAAGGGAAGGTTACGATTCATCCGCCGGAAGCGATCTTAGAATTCCCGACCGTGGAAATTCCGGGAACCGAGGTTCGTGCGGTTCTGAACGGCAGAAAGACAAAACTCGAATGGATTCCCGGAACAGAATTTCTTCTCGTTTCACCCGAAGGAGAGATTCTCGCGTGGTGCAAAAAAGAAGAACATGGAATTCACGAGTTAGATTATAAATATTTAAGAGTCTTTCCTAAAAATTAGCTTTAAAGCGGTGTATATCACCTGAAAAATGGTAAAAAGGTATATTCACGATATGATAGCTACTGAACAGAAAAAACAAATTATCAGTAATTTTGCCCGCAAAGCGGGAGACACCGGTTCAACCGAAGTGCAAGTCGCTCTGATTGATGCGAGAATCAAAGAACTCAACGAACATTTCAAGTCACACAAAAAGGATTTTCATTCTAAAACCGGTCTTTTAAGACTCGTAAGCAAAAGAAAGAAACTTCTGGATTATCTCAAAAGAACCGAATTAGACCGTTACAAAAAACTGATCGAAACTCTCGGACTCCGTAAGTAAGCGAGTCAAACATGGCACATACAATCTCCGGCCAATACGGCCGCGATACTATCGTTTTAGAAACAGGGAACTGGGCAAAACAGGCTCATGGAGCCGTAGTCTATCGTTCCGGGAATCTGGTTTTACTTGCTACCGTTTGCGCCGCCGACGAAGCAAAAGAGGGACAGGACTTCTTTCCTCTTACTTGCGAATATACCGAGAAACTCTATTCCGTCGGCCGCTTTCCGGGCGGCTACTTCAAAAGAGAAGCGAAACCCCCCGAGCATGAAATTCTAATTTCCAGAATCATAGACAGACCGATTCGTCCTTTGTTTCCGGAAGGATATTTTTGCGAAGTTCAGTTGCAAGTGCAGGTTCTTTCCGCGGACGGAGACGTTTCCGTTGCGGGACACGCATTGAATGCGGCGAGTGCAGCATTAGCGGTTTCTGATATTCCATTCAACGGTCCGATCGCGGGCGCAAGAATCGGAAGAATCAACGGAGAATTGATCCTCAATCCGACTACGAAAGAACTCGTAAATTCCGATTTGGATCTCGTCGTTGCCGGAACTAAAACTCACATCGTAATGATCGAGGGAGAAGCGAAGGAGCTTTCCAACGAGGAAATGCTCGCGGCGCTTCGTTTCGCACAGAAACACATCGCGGAATTCGTAGCTCTTCAGGAAGAATTCGCGAAAAAAATCGGCGTCGTTAAAAGAGAAGTCAAACTCAAAGTGCGCGACGCGGAACTTCTTGCGAAGGTGAAGGAATACGCGTTTGATAAGCTGACCGCAGCCAATCAAACTCCGGACAAAACCGCGAGAAATAAAGAAATTTCTAATGTAAATAAGGAAGTCGTAGACTTCTTCAAACAAACCGTGGAAGAGTCCGACAAGATCAAGGACATCAAAGCTTACCTTCACGAATTGGAATATGAAATCGTTCGCGAACAGGTTTTGTCGAAAGGAACTCGTTTCGACGGAAGAAAGTTGGACGAAATTCGTCAGATTTCCGTAGAAGTAAATCCTCTTCCCGGTCCTCACGGTTCTTCCGTTTTTACCAGAGGTCAAACCCAGTCTTTGGGAGTGGTCACTCTCGGAACGGGCGCCGACAACCAAAGATACGAAACACTCGAAGGACAAAAAGAAAAGTCCTTTATGCTTCACTATAACTTCCCCGCGTTTTCCGTGGGTGAGGTTCGCAGATCTTCCGGTCCGGGAAGAAGAGAAATCGGACACGGAAATCTCGCAGAACGCGCGTTAAAGCTTGTTCTTCCGAAGCCGGACGAATTTCCGTATGTGATTCGCGTCGTATCCGAAATCTTAGAATCCAACGGTTCCAGTTCGATGGCCTCCGTTTGTTCCGGTTCTCTCGCGCTGATGGCTGCGGGCGTTCCGATCAAAGGAAGCGTTTCCGGAATCGCGATGGGACTTTTCTCCGATTCTTCCGGTAAGTATGCGGTTCTTTCCGATATCGCCGGTTTGGAAGATCATTTCGGAGACATGGACTGCAAAATCGCGGGAACCAGAAAAGGAATCACGGCGTTCCAAATGGACTTGAAGGTGACAGGCGTCAGCTTCGACGTTTTGGAAAGCGTATTCGCTCAGGCGCAAAAAGGAAGATTCTATATTCTTGATATTATGGAGAAACATATCTCCACCGCATCGCCTACGTTAGCCGGAACTGCTCCTAGAATCATCGTTCGAAACATTCCTAAGGATAGAATCGGCGAATTGATCGGACCGGGCGGTAAAAACGTCCGCGGTATCAGCGAATTGACCGGAGCTGAACTTTACATCGAGGACGACGGGCGCGTAACCATTTCCGGTTCGAACCAAGAGTCCGCGGAAAAAGCCGCGAAGATGGTCGACGGTTTTTTTACCGAAGTGGAAGTAGGGAAGATCTACGAAGGAAAAGTGAAACGAATCGCCGACTTCGGCGCGTTCGTCGAAATTCTTCCCGGAAAAGAAGGTCTTTGCCATATCTCCAAGATCGATTTCAAACGAGTGAATTCGGTAAAAGACATCGTCAAAGAGGGCGATATTATTCGAGTGAAGGTTCTGAACGTCGATAAGACCGGAAAGATCGATCTCTCCAGAAAAGACGCTCTCGAAGAAGAACAAGAAGCATAAGATTCTTCTAATATTCCCTTGGTGCAAGAACCTTCACAGTTAGTTCACAGAAAAGTTCTGCCCGGGGGAATCACCGTCCTCTTTCAACAAGCCCCTCACACAGTCAGCGTTTCCGCGGGCGTTTTTGTCCGGGTCGGTTCCAGACACGAATCCGCGAAGAATGCGGGTTATTGCCATTTCTTGGAGCATATGCTCTTCAAGGACACGGAAAAGAGGACCGCGAAACAGCAAGCCGAGGACATCGAAAGGGTTGGCGGTTTTACGAACGCGGCTACTTCCCGGGAATACACGTATTTTCATGTAACGGTTGCCGGTAAACATATCGGCATCGGCTTAGAACTGTTAGCCGAGATGATCTACGAACCTCTCCTCAAACAATCCGACATCGAAAACGAAGCGGGTGTCATTCTGGAAGAATTGCAGGGTTATGAGGATTCTCCCGAAGATTATATTCACGATTTTTATTATCAGAATTTTTTTCCGAAGAACTCACTCGGTCGCGACATCATCGGAACAAGAGAATCCGTAGGCGGAGTCAATCATAAGAAACTATTAGATTTTTATGATACGTATTATCATACGGAAAACATGTTTCTTTCGATTTCGGGAAATTTCGAACCGGACGAGATCTTTTCGATCGTAGCAAAATATTTTAACAGACCCAGAAAGAAAAAGAAGGAAGGGAATTCGCTCTCTCTTCCAAAAAAACAATGGG of Leptospira sanjuanensis contains these proteins:
- a CDS encoding bifunctional ADP-dependent NAD(P)H-hydrate dehydratase/NAD(P)H-hydrate epimerase gives rise to the protein MEIKFFEYSESLFDDRESGDLDRKTILQSGISGSHFMGFAALSIYQKYRKKILEHDRVLILCGNGNNGGDGLGVAFFLIQEGIFPAVYLKEGDLSEESATYKNAFLNEGGQIFPLENFLTEESRFGNERIFLIDALLGTGFRSPLKHPLDEVVARIERVKRSGQKRIFVLSVDAVSGFTEDGSLPFEADALAEIGMKKWRNRFLPSRIKRTFHRIGFPNQNLRKDSSIPAHSESATNTNSSFTGKILWKKIPKSILKKTLERTEDSHKYKNGSAVIVGGSQGMAGAALSSLLAFHELGGGISLLLTPSEKTVRAVLKKDPSLMVNTIPETSEILSHSFVKKASVLLLGPGLKTEECPKLLLPEEKFCVLDAGAILAYKNIRIHENVLITPHTGELEQLLGAKIESISHGLSLAKEYARNYDVNLLWKRHSSFLIESNGTVWLWEKPEPKLAVMGTGDLLAGILAFYGSRGFSISEAVQLSFSLLTKAAKKSKGFPTASGIRKLLKGGI
- a CDS encoding LIC_12708 family protein, whose product is MRNLKSISKNHTAKRGTSILFFGIVFLGAAILSCTRFKVDNYNSYLYGRIKLGSTLADIQAKVLNGVPTNLPQTLPVVSSKIYVPDFEQSLLKVFSTDGELKFILGTTKEKVGDKYKLIPAKIGKIGLVAVNGDEEIYLQSRTGKEEQPKVDPANEDIFLKKSGSFDTEYREAIPSAILHFSDAGKLLNTIYVEGISGTTPFGYIERMETGEDDLLFVFHRSGGEMKLSVYDNGTLLRSIGASNFSEVISDTETAQARLETILPHPEGKYAVASFSVFDKKNSRFKSRKIFKYDFETKTATPLKEIQDPSESLYWILKDNNFFIWETETEEESSIRLQVHDDEGNHVNNIRLNYLPPRGLWRETWMDLNDEIYSARIKSGYLEIHKWK
- the rimP gene encoding ribosome maturation factor RimP encodes the protein MTVSREEISSILDGVLHLPVKLYSLKVNQRPNHSLIEIVLDNLEHPYGSVSLLECEHVSRKLKEELERISPDLDYTLKVSSAGAERKLDLPGDLDRFRGIPVRLIFLSEQSENPQEGIFRIVGREGDQVILEKFQKGKKSAGKKQTTLNLKDILKGNLYVSI
- the nusA gene encoding transcription termination factor NusA, which codes for MAVKKTQSEGNLLEAIQQFCADKSLDREAVMGVIRDSLITAYKKKSGLEGLEESEDSETPSPVTVEFASGKDSVVIAIAKKVVEGAASSALEISLEDAKAIDASAEVGSVVSFREKPVELSRIISSQAKQMVFQRLKDMEKELLYNEYKAKEGELTHGYFQRWKKDAMSIDLGKVEGIMPRREQNPGEKYHSGDRLKAIIQRVELRPREPIPVITLSRASADFVRKLFEMEIPEIYDGLVEIVNVARQPSIRTKVVVRATRGDIDPVGACVGMKGVRIQSIVRELGNERIDIVESSDDAAEFIANAISPAKPVEVKVDGSGREAMVVVPDDQLSLAIGINGSNVKLASQLAGYKIDIKTVAQYNAELASPEARERLERLFYTPAEEAKVQPEQEEEEEGLTPLEDLPGLSARIVGILKSEGIKDLETLIEYSQDDLAKLQGIGHTTAGQILKLLRESVEWVEDN
- the infB gene encoding translation initiation factor IF-2, which produces MEDKNKTIKETLQGAADAGKRKKLIIKKKGDETPSPSPSASPKKEAAADSAPAKPVTPLPPRGDSGQSPIVRPAPSSQRDVKSEESPKKPDPGQGGARPPRDRDPQGQSGDSSYPTSRSPFQKEDSNIIVSRPTQGGGYQGRSGSGQGGGYQGNRGPGQGGGYQGNRGPGQGGGYQGNRGPGQGGGYQGNRGPGQGGGYQGNRGPGQGGGYQGNRGPGQGGGYQGNRGPGQGGPGGGNRFGGGPGGRTGGGPGGRPMPITSAEVELSQARGAAGANKKKDHGKEKTSTDKRDFSGAENTKFFKQRFKKTKVAGVSGISVPKEITVLENVQVGELAKKMNLKPGDVIGKLMKMGMMVTINNIIDAETAALLADEYGCKVKVVSLYEETIIEEEKDNEEDYINRPPVVTIMGHVDHGKTKLLDTIRRSSVIDTESGGITQHIGAYQVRTARGLITFLDTPGHEAFTSMRARGAKVTDIVILVVAADDGVMPQTLEAISHAKAAEVPIIVAINKIDLPTANPDKIMQELANHGLQSEEWGGQTMYAKISARENIGIDKLLEMILLQAEVMDLKSNPKRRAKGTIIEAKLDPGRGSVATVLIQNGTLRVGDPFVAGVFSGRVRAMYNDLGQLIEEAGPAFPAQVTGIDGVPDAGAPFDAMADEKEARNISQHRIEFERIGNAGAAAGTSSKVTLENMNEFIKQGALKELKVIIKADVRGSAEAIKESLEKLSTPEVKLNVIQSGAGAIVDMDVMLASASNALIIGFHVRANPKTIALAEKEQVQIKYYNIIYQVVDEIKLAMEGLLEPEKIEEVIGAAEIREIFKVSKVGNIAGCMVTSGRIQKSANVRVISDGVTKFDGKLKSLKRVKDDVNDVVSGFECGIQVDGFNDFKVGDIIEAYNVTVIKRKLE
- the rbfA gene encoding 30S ribosome-binding factor RbfA, which codes for MNPIRRRKIEAEAVRTVAMMILSGKVKDPRVHMVSVHRAEISDDGKNMRVYVTAICTDKKKLKVLSGLNSAAGLFQTTLSGKLGLRITPRMQFLWDEEYIQSLDESLRLTRKPTNPD
- the truB gene encoding tRNA pseudouridine(55) synthase TruB, with protein sequence MNHSDLPENPQIRTESGFLLIHKPEGMTSSDLVVTARKKLRFKKIGHTGTLDRAASGLMILPVGSCTSFSSVFLEKEKSYEAWVRPGESTDSGDKEGEILESLPREQTETWFHEHQDKLKQLFLEVPTWESQEAPDVSALKVNGRRRSDLFREGVALVPAVRKIKIYQYELWTFSPESIVFKIRVSAGTYIRKIVMDISERAGFPMRLERLVRTSIGKLNLSQADSYENLLEGKVTIHPPEAILEFPTVEIPGTEVRAVLNGRKTKLEWIPGTEFLLVSPEGEILAWCKKEEHGIHELDYKYLRVFPKN
- the rpsO gene encoding 30S ribosomal protein S15 is translated as MIATEQKKQIISNFARKAGDTGSTEVQVALIDARIKELNEHFKSHKKDFHSKTGLLRLVSKRKKLLDYLKRTELDRYKKLIETLGLRK
- the pnp gene encoding polyribonucleotide nucleotidyltransferase; amino-acid sequence: MAHTISGQYGRDTIVLETGNWAKQAHGAVVYRSGNLVLLATVCAADEAKEGQDFFPLTCEYTEKLYSVGRFPGGYFKREAKPPEHEILISRIIDRPIRPLFPEGYFCEVQLQVQVLSADGDVSVAGHALNAASAALAVSDIPFNGPIAGARIGRINGELILNPTTKELVNSDLDLVVAGTKTHIVMIEGEAKELSNEEMLAALRFAQKHIAEFVALQEEFAKKIGVVKREVKLKVRDAELLAKVKEYAFDKLTAANQTPDKTARNKEISNVNKEVVDFFKQTVEESDKIKDIKAYLHELEYEIVREQVLSKGTRFDGRKLDEIRQISVEVNPLPGPHGSSVFTRGQTQSLGVVTLGTGADNQRYETLEGQKEKSFMLHYNFPAFSVGEVRRSSGPGRREIGHGNLAERALKLVLPKPDEFPYVIRVVSEILESNGSSSMASVCSGSLALMAAGVPIKGSVSGIAMGLFSDSSGKYAVLSDIAGLEDHFGDMDCKIAGTRKGITAFQMDLKVTGVSFDVLESVFAQAQKGRFYILDIMEKHISTASPTLAGTAPRIIVRNIPKDRIGELIGPGGKNVRGISELTGAELYIEDDGRVTISGSNQESAEKAAKMVDGFFTEVEVGKIYEGKVKRIADFGAFVEILPGKEGLCHISKIDFKRVNSVKDIVKEGDIIRVKVLNVDKTGKIDLSRKDALEEEQEA